One Anaerolineales bacterium genomic window, GATGAAGGCCTTCCTGCACGCGGCTGGGCACCCACTGTACAGCCAGGTGTATAGCGATCAGCCGCCGCTGTTCACGCTGCTGCTGAGCTCGTTGATCAAGGCCTTCGGTGCCAAGGTCCTGCCGGCCCGGCTGGCGGTGCTGTTCTTCTCCATAATCCTGCTGACGTCGGCCGCGGAGCATCTGAGGCAGATGTGGTCATGGAAGCATTCGGCTGCGGCCGTGGTTCTGCTTGTGCTGGTCCCCACCTACGCCCAGCTGAGCGTGTCGGTCATGGTGGGCTTGCCAGCGATCTCGCTGGCGATGCTGTCGGTGCTGTTCTTGACGCTCTGGCACAAGCGGCCACGGCCGTACTGGCTGGTTCTCTCTGCCCTGGCGTTGGCCGCCTCCGTCATGGTCAAACTGTTCACGGTTGTGCTTGTGCCGGCCCTTGTCGCGGGCTTGCTGGCGATTCCACGCCCGAACGGGGCGGAGGTCGGCGGCTGGCGAGGCGGGTCGCGAGGGAGGGCCGCTTCACTCTGGTCTGCCGTGTTCGTCGGCATGCTGGGGATCCTGGTCACCGGGTTGGTAGGCCTGCCGCAGATCGGGCAGCTTGTTGAGACCCACCTCGGAGTGCGAGGGATTGCCTATTTCGAGGCGGAGACGCTGCTGCGGCACACTCGCGACCTGTGGCCCGTCTTCCTGCTGGCACTGATTGGCACCGCCTTCAGCGTCCGCCGCAAGGCCTGGCCGACGTTGTACTTCGCGGCTTGGGTTGTGTTGGGCGGGGTGCTCTTGGCGGTTAGCACGCCTGTGTGGTACCACCAGCCGCTCTTGGTGGCCGCACCGGCCTGCGTGCTGGCAGGCGTGGCGGTGATCGAGCCGCTTCGGGGTGTTCCTTGGCGGGCTCGAGGTCGGTGGGGTGCCAAACTGCTGGCGTTGGGCGTGTGGGGCACGCTAGGGGTCTACCTTCTCTGGGCGGGGCCTCGCTTCATCGGCAAGCTTCGGGCGGACATGCCGAACCTTCAGGCCGGGGCCTCCCCGCAGACGCGGGAATTTGATCTGCTGACCTTGATCGAGTACTTCGACCCAGACGGCGGCTTCCTGATCACTGACCGGCCGATGTTCGCTTTTCGCAGCCGGAGGGAGATCCCCCCCGAGCTGGCCAATCTCTCCCAGAAGGTCCTGCGCAGCGGCGTCGTGTCTGAGCAGCGGATTATCGACCTGATCCGGACAAGTGAGAGTCCGCTCGTATTGCTGGCTCGCTTCGAGCTGCCCGAGGTGGAAGACTATCTGGGGTCGAGGTACGATCAGGTGTACGGGTACGTCGAACTGCGGCTGTTTGTCAAGCCCTAGGCCGCGATCCTGTTTGGGCGTCTGGGCGGCATCGGCCGATTGTCGGACTTAGGTGGGCAGATGGACAACACCGCAACTGCTTCGGCTTCCCGCCGAGGACGAAGGCTGGCTCTGGCTTCCGGGCCGGCGGCGGCGGTGATCTTCGTCCTGGTGGCGGTCTATGTCCTGGCAAGCCAGAACCACTTCGTCGGATTTGAGCCAGGCTACAACGAGCGGCAGCCCAAGCACCACGGCTGGGTCTCCTCCCACGCCCTGGCCATCATCAGCCACGCAACGTCGGAGAATGGCTTCGTCGGCTACGCCCTAGCGTACGCCGAACCGGACGGCACGATCCGGTACGACTACTTCGACCGTTACCCGGTGTTCTTCAGTGCGGGGATGCATGCCATCCTTTCGGTCAGCGACCGCCTTTCATCAAAGGCATACATCGCCAAGCAGGTCATGAACCTGATCTTCCTGGCGACGATGCTCACCGCTTACCTGATAGTCGACAAGTTGGTCCAGAGCAAGCCAGCGGCTTTGGCGGCCGCATTGCTGGCGATGAGCAGTGAGTACTTGCTCTTCTACAAGGACATGGTTCATTTTGACCAGCCCGCCCTGCTGGGCATGATGATCCTGATCTATACGATAGCCCTCTACCGGATCGACGGCCGCCGGCGCGCGCCTTACCTGGGCGCGGTGCT contains:
- a CDS encoding glycosyltransferase family 39 protein — protein: MASEKRVSGEPPSGAARQRWTSSRWAQLTPQAVPVLLVVLFALTVLLFFPFRFAFELDPDEGIQLMKAFLHAAGHPLYSQVYSDQPPLFTLLLSSLIKAFGAKVLPARLAVLFFSIILLTSAAEHLRQMWSWKHSAAAVVLLVLVPTYAQLSVSVMVGLPAISLAMLSVLFLTLWHKRPRPYWLVLSALALAASVMVKLFTVVLVPALVAGLLAIPRPNGAEVGGWRGGSRGRAASLWSAVFVGMLGILVTGLVGLPQIGQLVETHLGVRGIAYFEAETLLRHTRDLWPVFLLALIGTAFSVRRKAWPTLYFAAWVVLGGVLLAVSTPVWYHQPLLVAAPACVLAGVAVIEPLRGVPWRARGRWGAKLLALGVWGTLGVYLLWAGPRFIGKLRADMPNLQAGASPQTREFDLLTLIEYFDPDGGFLITDRPMFAFRSRREIPPELANLSQKVLRSGVVSEQRIIDLIRTSESPLVLLARFELPEVEDYLGSRYDQVYGYVELRLFVKP